In a single window of the Streptomyces sp. NBC_00285 genome:
- a CDS encoding alkaline phosphatase D family protein: MYGAASPGRRRFLTTGAAVLGAAASAQLWLPGSARAAETPLPDGVFSLGVSSGDPLPDGIVLWTRLAPDPLNGGGMPDRAVPVDWELAEDQRFRKVVRRGTAQALPAYGHSVHVDVRGLRAGRVYWYRFRADGQLSRTGRTRTAPARNTAHGTLRVALASCQNWQNGYFTPYADMLDQDPDVVLFVGDYIYESAPSSAGPRRHEGTGEPYTLVQYRNRYAQYRTDPDLAEIHANTPWVVTFDDHEVDNDWAGEIPQDPAKQPHDAFVARITAAFQAYYEHMPVRATAVPNGPHIQMYRRLEFGRLVRLNVLDTRQFRSDQVTDQAAAQDPSLTMLGAEQKRWLLDGLRDSPARWNLIASQIMMAETDILPGDGKLWYYDAWDGYQVERNALLQDFRRVRNPVVLSGDRHLTMISDLREDYADPSSRVVGAEFVGTSISSNGDQDQAAFHAQWDPLQADNPHWKFIDAHRGYHLFDIDRHGIDAQVRGVDTVVRPQATSSTLARLRVDAGKPGVRLV, from the coding sequence ATGTACGGAGCAGCATCACCCGGCCGACGCCGCTTTCTGACCACCGGCGCGGCCGTGCTCGGCGCCGCCGCCTCCGCCCAGCTGTGGCTGCCGGGCAGCGCCAGGGCGGCGGAGACCCCGCTGCCCGACGGCGTGTTCAGCCTCGGTGTGTCCTCCGGCGACCCGCTGCCGGACGGCATCGTGCTGTGGACGCGGCTCGCCCCCGACCCGCTCAACGGCGGCGGCATGCCCGACCGGGCCGTACCGGTCGACTGGGAGCTCGCCGAGGACCAGCGTTTCAGAAAGGTCGTCCGCCGGGGCACCGCGCAGGCCCTGCCCGCATACGGACACAGCGTTCACGTGGATGTACGGGGTCTGCGCGCCGGCCGTGTCTACTGGTACCGCTTCCGCGCCGACGGTCAGCTCTCCCGCACCGGCCGCACCCGCACCGCGCCCGCCCGCAACACCGCCCACGGCACCCTGCGCGTCGCGCTCGCCTCCTGCCAGAACTGGCAGAACGGCTACTTCACGCCGTACGCCGACATGCTGGACCAGGACCCCGACGTCGTGCTGTTCGTCGGCGACTACATCTACGAGTCGGCGCCGTCGTCGGCCGGCCCGCGCCGCCACGAGGGCACGGGGGAGCCGTACACCCTCGTGCAGTACCGCAACCGGTACGCCCAGTACCGCACCGACCCGGACCTCGCCGAGATCCACGCGAACACGCCCTGGGTGGTCACCTTCGACGACCACGAGGTCGACAACGACTGGGCCGGCGAGATCCCCCAGGACCCCGCCAAGCAGCCGCACGACGCGTTCGTGGCCCGGATCACCGCGGCCTTCCAGGCGTACTACGAGCACATGCCGGTCCGTGCCACCGCCGTCCCGAACGGCCCGCACATCCAGATGTACCGGCGCCTGGAGTTCGGCCGTCTGGTGCGGCTGAACGTGCTCGACACCCGGCAGTTCCGCAGCGACCAGGTGACCGACCAGGCGGCCGCCCAGGACCCCTCGCTCACCATGCTCGGCGCCGAGCAGAAGCGGTGGCTCCTGGACGGGCTGCGGGACTCCCCGGCCCGCTGGAACCTCATCGCCTCGCAGATCATGATGGCCGAGACCGACATCCTGCCCGGCGACGGCAAGCTCTGGTACTACGACGCCTGGGACGGCTACCAGGTCGAACGCAACGCCCTCCTGCAGGACTTCCGGCGCGTGCGCAACCCGGTCGTGCTCTCCGGCGACCGCCACCTCACGATGATCAGCGACCTCAGGGAGGACTACGCCGACCCGTCCTCCCGGGTGGTCGGCGCCGAGTTCGTCGGCACCTCCATCTCCAGCAACGGCGACCAGGACCAGGCCGCCTTCCACGCGCAGTGGGACCCGCTGCAGGCCGACAACCCGCACTGGAAGTTCATCGACGCCCACCGCGGCTACCACCTCTTCGACATCGACCGGCACGGCATCGACGCGCAGGTCCGGGGCGTGGACACGGTGGTCCGGCCGCAGGCGACGTCCAGCACGCTGGCGCGGCTGCGGGTGGACGCGGGCAAGCCCGGAGTCCGTTTGGTGTGA
- the rfbC gene encoding dTDP-4-dehydrorhamnose 3,5-epimerase translates to MRPLSISGAWVFEPKVFPDGRGSFHEWFKAPAFAEAAGHSLSLAQANMSVSSRGTLRGVHFADVPPGQAKYVKCVRGAVLDVIVDIRTGSPTFGQWEIVRLDDHDHHAVYLSEGLGHAFMALTDDATVVYLCSEGYAPEREHGIHPLDPEIGIEWPEGITPLLSPKDEQAPTLAEAREQGLLPSYEACVAYRESLGSLGS, encoded by the coding sequence ATGCGACCCCTTTCGATCTCCGGTGCCTGGGTGTTCGAGCCGAAGGTCTTCCCCGACGGCCGGGGCAGCTTCCACGAGTGGTTCAAGGCCCCGGCCTTCGCCGAGGCCGCGGGCCACTCGCTCAGCCTGGCCCAGGCCAACATGTCCGTCTCCAGCCGGGGCACGCTGCGCGGTGTCCACTTCGCCGACGTGCCGCCCGGTCAGGCCAAGTACGTCAAGTGCGTGCGCGGTGCGGTCCTCGACGTGATCGTGGACATCCGGACCGGCTCGCCGACCTTCGGCCAGTGGGAGATCGTCCGGCTGGACGACCATGACCACCACGCGGTCTACCTGTCCGAGGGACTCGGCCACGCCTTCATGGCGCTGACCGACGACGCGACCGTGGTCTACCTCTGCTCGGAGGGGTACGCGCCCGAGCGCGAGCACGGCATCCACCCGCTCGACCCGGAGATCGGCATCGAGTGGCCCGAGGGCATCACCCCGCTGCTGTCCCCCAAGGACGAGCAGGCGCCCACCCTCGCGGAGGCCCGTGAGCAGGGCCTGCTGCCCTCCTACGAGGCCTGCGTGGCGTACCGGGAGAGCCTCGGCTCCCTCGGTTCCTGA
- the rfbB gene encoding dTDP-glucose 4,6-dehydratase, translated as MTTRILVTGGAGFIGSHYVRTVLGPEGPGDVAVTVLDKLTYAGNPANLDEVREHPGFAFVQGDICDPELVGKLMAEHDQVVHFAAESHVDRSIDGGAEFVRTNVVGTHTLIDAAHRAGIKTFVHISTDEVYGSIDEGSWPETHPLEPNSPYSSAKASSDLIALSYHRTHGLDVRVTRCSNNYGHHHFPEKVIPLFVTNLLDGKKVPLYGDGGNVRDWLHIDDHVQGIELVRTKGRAGEVYNIGGGTELSNKELTGLLLTACGADWETSVEYVEDRKGHDRRYSVDCTKIREELGYEPRKTFEQGLAETVQWYRDNRAWWEPLKERAAL; from the coding sequence ATGACGACTCGGATTCTGGTGACCGGCGGTGCCGGCTTCATCGGCTCGCACTACGTCCGTACCGTGCTCGGCCCCGAGGGCCCCGGTGACGTCGCCGTCACCGTCCTCGACAAGCTGACCTACGCGGGCAACCCGGCCAACCTCGACGAGGTGCGCGAGCACCCGGGGTTCGCCTTCGTGCAGGGCGACATCTGCGACCCCGAGCTGGTCGGCAAGCTGATGGCCGAGCACGACCAGGTCGTCCACTTCGCCGCCGAGTCGCACGTCGACCGTTCCATCGACGGCGGCGCGGAGTTCGTGCGCACCAACGTGGTCGGCACCCACACCCTCATCGACGCGGCCCACCGCGCGGGCATCAAGACCTTCGTGCACATCTCCACCGACGAGGTCTACGGCTCGATCGACGAGGGTTCCTGGCCCGAGACGCACCCGCTGGAGCCCAACTCGCCGTATTCCTCGGCGAAGGCGTCCAGCGACCTGATCGCGCTGTCGTACCACCGCACCCACGGCCTGGACGTCCGCGTCACCCGTTGCTCCAACAACTACGGGCACCACCACTTCCCCGAGAAGGTCATCCCGCTCTTCGTGACCAACCTTCTCGACGGCAAGAAGGTCCCGCTGTACGGCGACGGCGGCAACGTCCGCGACTGGCTGCACATCGACGACCACGTCCAGGGCATCGAGCTCGTGCGCACCAAGGGCCGTGCCGGTGAGGTCTACAACATCGGCGGCGGCACCGAGCTCTCCAACAAGGAGCTCACCGGGCTGCTGCTGACGGCGTGCGGCGCCGACTGGGAGACCAGTGTCGAATACGTCGAGGACCGCAAGGGCCACGACCGCCGGTACTCCGTCGACTGCACGAAGATCCGCGAGGAGCTCGGCTACGAGCCCCGCAAGACCTTCGAGCAGGGCCTCGCGGAGACCGTGCAGTGGTACCGCGACAACCGTGCCTGGTGGGAGCCCCTGAAGGAGCGGGCCGCGCTGTGA
- a CDS encoding glycosyltransferase family 2 protein: protein MTVKVSVVIAVYNPGKYVEDCITGLLRQSLTPDEFEVFFVNDGSTDETPARLDQLAAEHPHFHVIHQESSGWSGRPRNTGLAAAQGEYVMFADHDDWLGDEALERMYEYGKANGADVIVGKMAGIGRPVPQELFRVNRPRATVSNAPLIDSLTPHKMFRRDFLNEHEIRFKEGRRRLEDHVFVVETYLRAKNVSVLSDYLCYYHITRDDGSNAGFQRFDPVGYFGNLREALDVVESLTEPGALRDKLYSRWLRNEMVERLRGKRLLKLPEDYAEELYTEIRKVVTERFGPGVVARLGLTQKVVAGLIFADRYDEIRDLAEWEAGITPTGELTSLEWQDGTLRVGFDAELRIGDEPMTFRRDGERALLGLPLSGAALDALATQGIKLDAPLDKSDVDLVARHREDARQFYLPVRSELHEVPATDGAFRQRISAHAELDPQTAASGAPLDKGIWDLHLRIKSCGWSKETRLGAVRGEDVEAGRTAALVGDVPRLVLPYWTDGPGNLSLDVDQHTGKLEGEAVARMDPAAASVDGTTVRLPLPLHRAVDGGEPVQLRFERKNVGKYPADATVERGVLTAELPVEKLTGLRWAVRVGVPSAARGERKWTRLPVDVVVAADGTAKVIDRHTASDAKKAAAAPQKKAAAPRPLWRRAAGRLKRALTNQKKG from the coding sequence GTGACGGTCAAGGTCAGCGTCGTCATCGCGGTCTACAACCCCGGCAAATACGTCGAGGACTGCATCACGGGCCTGCTGCGGCAGAGCCTGACCCCCGACGAGTTCGAGGTGTTCTTCGTCAACGACGGATCCACCGACGAGACCCCGGCGCGGCTGGACCAGCTCGCCGCCGAGCACCCGCACTTCCACGTCATCCACCAGGAGTCCTCCGGCTGGTCGGGCCGCCCCCGCAACACCGGACTCGCGGCCGCGCAGGGCGAGTACGTCATGTTCGCCGACCACGACGACTGGCTCGGCGACGAGGCCCTTGAGCGGATGTACGAGTACGGCAAGGCCAACGGGGCCGACGTGATCGTGGGCAAGATGGCGGGCATCGGACGCCCCGTCCCGCAGGAGCTGTTCCGCGTCAACCGGCCGCGTGCCACCGTGTCCAACGCGCCGCTGATCGACAGCCTCACCCCGCACAAGATGTTCCGCCGGGACTTCCTGAACGAGCACGAGATCCGCTTCAAGGAGGGTCGCCGCCGGCTCGAGGACCACGTCTTCGTCGTGGAGACCTATCTGCGGGCGAAGAACGTCTCCGTCCTCAGCGACTACCTGTGCTACTACCACATCACCCGTGACGACGGCTCCAACGCCGGCTTCCAGCGCTTCGACCCGGTCGGCTACTTCGGCAACCTCCGCGAGGCCCTCGACGTCGTCGAGTCGCTGACCGAGCCCGGAGCGCTGCGCGACAAGTTGTACAGCCGCTGGCTGCGCAACGAGATGGTCGAGCGGCTGCGCGGCAAGCGGCTGCTCAAGCTCCCCGAGGACTACGCCGAGGAGCTGTACACCGAGATCCGCAAGGTGGTCACCGAGCGCTTCGGACCGGGCGTCGTGGCCCGTCTCGGCCTCACCCAGAAGGTGGTCGCCGGGCTGATCTTCGCCGACCGCTACGACGAGATCCGCGACCTCGCCGAGTGGGAGGCCGGGATCACGCCCACCGGCGAGCTGACCTCACTGGAGTGGCAGGACGGCACCCTGCGCGTCGGATTCGATGCCGAACTCCGGATCGGCGACGAGCCCATGACCTTCCGCCGGGACGGCGAGCGCGCCCTGCTCGGGCTGCCGCTGTCCGGGGCGGCGCTCGACGCGCTGGCCACGCAGGGCATCAAGCTGGACGCCCCGCTGGACAAGAGCGACGTCGACCTGGTGGCCCGGCACCGCGAGGACGCCCGGCAGTTCTATCTGCCCGTCAGGAGCGAGCTGCACGAGGTGCCGGCCACGGACGGTGCCTTCCGTCAGCGGATCTCCGCCCACGCCGAGCTCGACCCGCAGACCGCGGCCTCCGGGGCCCCGCTCGACAAGGGCATCTGGGACCTGCACCTCAGGATCAAGTCCTGCGGCTGGAGCAAGGAGACCCGGCTCGGCGCGGTGCGCGGCGAGGACGTCGAGGCCGGCCGGACCGCCGCGCTCGTCGGCGACGTGCCCCGCCTCGTCCTGCCGTACTGGACCGACGGCCCGGGCAACCTCTCGCTCGACGTCGACCAGCACACCGGCAAGCTGGAGGGCGAGGCGGTGGCCCGGATGGATCCGGCCGCGGCCTCGGTCGACGGCACCACGGTCCGGCTCCCGCTGCCGCTGCACCGCGCGGTGGACGGCGGCGAACCGGTACAGCTGCGCTTCGAGCGCAAGAACGTCGGAAAGTACCCCGCCGACGCCACCGTCGAGCGCGGGGTGCTCACCGCCGAGCTGCCGGTGGAGAAGCTCACCGGTCTGCGCTGGGCGGTCCGCGTCGGCGTGCCGTCCGCGGCCCGCGGTGAGCGGAAGTGGACCCGGCTCCCGGTCGACGTGGTGGTCGCCGCCGACGGCACCGCCAAGGTGATCGACCGGCACACCGCGTCCGACGCGAAGAAGGCCGCCGCCGCTCCCCAGAAGAAGGCGGCCGCGCCGCGCCCGCTGTGGCGCCGGGCCGCCGGGCGGCTCAAGCGTGCACTGACCAACCAGAAGAAGGGCTGA
- the rplU gene encoding 50S ribosomal protein L21 — protein sequence MYAIVRSGGRQHKVAVGDIVEVDKISTAKVGDTVELSTLLVVDGEAVTSDPWVLAGIKVQAEIVDHHKGVKIDILRYKNKTGYRRRQGHRQQYTAIKVTEIPAAAK from the coding sequence GTGTACGCCATCGTGCGCAGCGGTGGTCGCCAGCACAAGGTTGCTGTCGGCGACATCGTTGAGGTTGACAAGATTTCCACTGCCAAGGTTGGCGACACGGTCGAGCTCTCGACCCTGCTCGTTGTCGACGGCGAGGCTGTGACCAGCGACCCGTGGGTGCTGGCCGGTATCAAGGTCCAGGCCGAGATCGTGGATCACCACAAGGGCGTCAAGATCGACATCCTTCGTTACAAGAACAAGACCGGCTACCGCCGTCGTCAGGGCCACCGCCAGCAGTACACGGCGATCAAGGTCACTGAGATCCCCGCGGCTGCGAAGTAA
- the rpmA gene encoding 50S ribosomal protein L27, which translates to MAHKKGASSTRNGRDSNAQRLGVKRFGGQVVNAGEILVRQRGTHFHPGSGVGRGGDDTLFALNAGAVEFGTHRGRKVVNIVPVA; encoded by the coding sequence ATGGCACACAAGAAGGGCGCATCGTCCACCCGTAACGGTCGTGACTCCAACGCCCAGCGCCTCGGCGTGAAGCGTTTCGGTGGTCAGGTCGTCAACGCGGGTGAGATCCTGGTCCGCCAGCGCGGCACCCACTTCCACCCCGGTTCGGGCGTCGGCCGTGGCGGCGACGACACGCTGTTCGCGCTCAACGCCGGCGCGGTGGAGTTCGGTACCCACCGTGGCCGCAAGGTCGTGAACATCGTTCCGGTCGCCTGA
- a CDS encoding bifunctional cytidylyltransferase/SDR family oxidoreductase yields MSQHIAKPRTTAVILAGGTGQRVGLSIPKQLLKIAGKAVIEHTLTTFENADSIDDIIVLMAPGYVPDIEKIVAKAGFRKVKKIIEGGATRNETTERAIAALGEGLAEGEDRNVLFHDAVRPLLSRRVIDDCVVALERFQAVDVAIPSADTIIVTRTHGGDGEFITEIPDRSRLRRGQTPQAFKLSTIKRAYDVAAGDPNFQATDDCSVVLKYLPDVPIHVVAGDEYNMKVTQPVDVFIADKLFQLASTAAPEQVDEAAYRELLTGKTVVVFGGSYGIGKDIAELAKSFGSTVYALGRSTTGTHVENPEEVDDALSKAYGETGRIDYVVNTAGVLRIGKLAETDNATIEEALKVNYLAPVQIARSSYKYLVETKGQLLLYTSSSYTRGRAEYSLYSSTKAAMVNLTQALSDEWAGEGIRVNCINPERTATPMRTKAFGQEPAGSLLSSEAVARTSLDVLLSELTGHVIDVRQQDPTASAGQATGFEAALASVLDRQDGVA; encoded by the coding sequence GTGTCCCAGCACATCGCCAAGCCCCGTACCACCGCAGTGATCCTGGCCGGTGGTACCGGTCAGCGCGTGGGTCTCTCGATCCCCAAGCAGCTGCTGAAGATCGCCGGCAAGGCAGTCATCGAGCACACTCTGACCACCTTTGAGAACGCCGACTCGATCGACGACATCATCGTCCTGATGGCCCCGGGATACGTTCCGGACATAGAGAAGATCGTGGCCAAGGCCGGTTTCCGCAAGGTCAAGAAGATCATCGAGGGCGGTGCCACCCGCAACGAGACCACCGAGCGCGCCATCGCGGCCCTCGGTGAGGGCCTGGCCGAGGGCGAGGACCGCAACGTCCTGTTCCACGACGCCGTACGCCCCCTGCTCTCGCGGCGCGTCATCGACGACTGCGTGGTCGCGCTGGAGCGCTTCCAGGCGGTCGACGTCGCCATCCCGTCCGCGGACACCATCATCGTCACGCGCACCCACGGCGGCGACGGCGAGTTCATCACCGAGATCCCGGACCGCTCCCGGCTGCGCCGCGGCCAGACCCCGCAGGCCTTCAAGCTGTCCACCATCAAGCGCGCCTACGACGTCGCCGCCGGTGACCCCAACTTCCAGGCCACGGACGACTGTTCGGTCGTGCTCAAGTACCTGCCGGACGTGCCGATCCACGTCGTCGCGGGCGACGAGTACAACATGAAGGTCACCCAGCCCGTCGACGTGTTCATCGCCGACAAGCTGTTCCAGCTCGCTTCCACGGCGGCGCCGGAGCAGGTCGACGAGGCGGCCTACCGCGAGCTGCTGACCGGCAAGACGGTCGTCGTCTTCGGCGGTTCGTACGGCATCGGCAAGGACATCGCCGAACTCGCCAAGTCCTTCGGCTCGACGGTGTACGCCCTCGGCCGCTCCACCACCGGCACCCACGTGGAGAACCCGGAGGAGGTCGACGACGCGCTGTCCAAGGCGTACGGCGAGACCGGGCGCATCGACTACGTCGTCAACACCGCGGGCGTGCTGCGCATCGGCAAGCTCGCCGAGACCGACAACGCCACCATCGAGGAGGCACTGAAGGTCAACTACCTGGCCCCGGTGCAGATCGCCCGCTCCTCCTACAAGTACCTGGTGGAGACCAAGGGCCAGCTGCTGCTGTACACCTCCAGCAGCTACACCCGCGGCCGAGCCGAGTACAGCCTGTACTCCTCGACGAAGGCGGCGATGGTCAACCTGACGCAGGCCCTGTCCGACGAATGGGCGGGTGAAGGCATCCGGGTGAACTGCATCAACCCCGAGCGCACCGCCACGCCCATGCGCACCAAGGCCTTCGGCCAGGAGCCCGCGGGCAGCCTGCTGTCCTCCGAGGCGGTGGCCCGCACCTCGCTCGACGTGCTGCTCTCCGAGCTGACCGGGCACGTCATCGACGTGCGCCAGCAGGACCCGACGGCCTCCGCGGGCCAGGCCACCGGATTCGAGGCCGCGCTGGCCAGTGTCCTGGACCGTCAGGACGGCGTGGCATAA
- the rfbD gene encoding dTDP-4-dehydrorhamnose reductase, which yields MTDNRTWLVTGAGGMLGQDVLARLSEAGERYVALDRAALDLTDADAVSAALQEHRPAVVVNCAAWTAVDDAETREDEALAINGDGPRHLAEACARTGTVLLHVSTDYVFAGDAQEPYAEDAPTAPRSAYGRTKLAGEKAVLATERGYVVRTAWLYGAGGPNFVRTMIKLEGVKDTLDVVDDQRGQPTWSADLAGLLVELGRGALAGTAPAGVYHGTSSGETTWHGFTQEIFRLLGTDPDRVRPTTSEAFVRPAPRPAYSVLGHDRFAEAGIEPLRDWRTALTEAFPEIHRVHLKENTA from the coding sequence GTGACCGACAACCGCACCTGGCTGGTCACGGGCGCGGGCGGCATGCTGGGCCAGGACGTCCTGGCCCGGCTGTCCGAGGCGGGGGAGCGGTATGTCGCCCTCGACCGCGCCGCCCTCGACCTCACCGACGCCGACGCCGTGAGCGCGGCGCTTCAGGAGCACCGGCCCGCCGTGGTCGTCAACTGCGCGGCCTGGACCGCCGTCGACGACGCCGAGACCCGTGAGGACGAGGCGCTCGCCATCAACGGCGACGGGCCGCGCCACCTCGCCGAGGCCTGCGCCCGCACCGGCACCGTCCTGCTGCACGTCTCCACGGACTACGTCTTCGCCGGGGACGCCCAGGAGCCGTACGCGGAGGACGCCCCCACCGCGCCCCGCAGCGCCTACGGCCGCACCAAGCTGGCCGGCGAGAAGGCCGTCCTCGCCACCGAGCGCGGATACGTCGTCCGCACCGCCTGGCTCTACGGCGCCGGCGGCCCCAACTTCGTCCGCACGATGATCAAGCTGGAAGGCGTCAAGGACACCCTCGACGTCGTCGACGACCAGCGTGGCCAGCCCACCTGGAGCGCCGATCTCGCGGGCCTGCTGGTCGAGTTGGGCCGCGGCGCCCTGGCCGGCACCGCCCCGGCCGGCGTCTATCACGGCACCAGCTCCGGCGAGACCACCTGGCACGGCTTCACCCAGGAGATCTTCCGCCTGCTCGGCACCGACCCGGACCGGGTCCGCCCCACCACCAGCGAGGCGTTCGTGCGCCCCGCGCCCCGCCCCGCCTACAGCGTCCTCGGTCACGACCGGTTCGCCGAGGCCGGCATCGAGCCGCTGCGCGACTGGCGTACGGCCCTCACCGAGGCCTTCCCGGAGATCCACCGGGTCCATCTGAAGGAGAACACGGCGTGA
- a CDS encoding glucose-1-phosphate thymidylyltransferase, whose product MKALVLSGGAGTRLRPITHTSAKQLVPVANKPVLFYGLEAIAEAGITEVGIVVGDTADEIREAVGDGSQFGIEVTYIPQDAPLGLAHAVLISQEFLGDEDFVMYLGDNFIVGGITGLVDEFRAERPEAQILLTRVPNPTSFGVAELDGNGRVVGLEEKPKEPKSDLALVGVYLFTPAIHEAVRSIEPSWRGELEITHAIQWLIDEKRDVRSTTISGYWKDTGNVTDMLEVNRSVLETVDPVNEGTVDETSEIIGRVRVEAGASVSGSRIVGPAIIGAGTVVNDAYIGPFTSVSENCRIEDSEIEYSIVLRGSSVTGVRRVEASLIGRDVEVTPAPRNPKAHRLVLGDHSKVQISS is encoded by the coding sequence GTGAAGGCTCTCGTGCTCTCCGGGGGAGCGGGCACCCGCCTCCGCCCGATCACCCACACCTCCGCCAAGCAGTTGGTGCCGGTCGCCAACAAGCCGGTGCTGTTCTACGGCCTCGAGGCGATCGCCGAGGCCGGGATCACCGAGGTCGGCATCGTCGTCGGCGACACCGCGGACGAGATCCGTGAGGCGGTGGGTGACGGCTCCCAGTTCGGGATCGAGGTCACCTACATCCCGCAGGACGCTCCGCTGGGCCTCGCCCACGCCGTCCTGATCTCCCAGGAGTTCCTCGGTGACGAGGACTTCGTCATGTACCTCGGTGACAACTTCATCGTCGGTGGCATCACCGGTCTGGTGGACGAGTTCCGCGCCGAGCGGCCCGAGGCGCAGATCCTGCTGACCCGGGTCCCCAACCCCACCTCCTTCGGTGTCGCCGAACTCGACGGAAACGGCCGGGTGGTGGGCCTGGAGGAGAAGCCGAAGGAGCCCAAGAGCGACCTGGCGCTCGTCGGCGTCTACCTGTTCACCCCGGCCATACACGAGGCGGTCCGCTCCATCGAGCCGTCCTGGCGCGGCGAGCTGGAGATCACCCACGCGATCCAGTGGCTGATCGACGAGAAGCGTGACGTGCGCTCCACGACCATCTCCGGGTACTGGAAGGACACCGGCAACGTCACCGACATGCTGGAGGTCAACCGGTCCGTCCTGGAGACCGTCGATCCGGTGAACGAGGGCACGGTCGACGAGACCAGCGAGATCATCGGCCGGGTCCGTGTCGAGGCCGGCGCCAGCGTCAGCGGCAGCCGTATCGTCGGGCCCGCCATCATCGGTGCCGGCACCGTCGTCAACGACGCGTACATCGGTCCTTTCACGTCCGTGTCCGAGAACTGCCGGATCGAGGACAGCGAAATCGAGTACTCCATCGTGCTGCGCGGCTCGTCCGTGACCGGCGTGCGCCGCGTGGAGGCCTCGCTCATCGGACGTGACGTCGAGGTCACGCCCGCGCCCCGCAACCCCAAGGCACACCGGCTCGTGCTCGGTGATCACAGCAAGGTGCAGATCTCTTCATGA
- the obgE gene encoding GTPase ObgE, whose product MTTFVDRVELHVAAGNGGHGCASVHREKFKPLGGPDGGNGGRGGDVILTVDQSVTTLLDYHHSPHRKATSGKPGEGGNRSGKDGQDLVLPVPDGTVILDRAGNVLADLVGQGTTYVAAQGGRGGLGNAALASARRKAPGFALLGVPGDLQNIVLELKSVADVALVGFPSAGKSSLISVLSAAKPKIADYPFTTLIPNLGVVTAGETVYTIADVPGLIPGASQGKGLGLEFLRHVERCSVLVHVLDTATLESDRDPLSDLDMIEAELREYGGLDNRPRVVVLNKTDVPDGKDLAEMVRPDLESRGYRVFETSAVAHIGLKELSFALAGLVAKSRAAKPKDESTRIVIRPKAVDDAGFTVTREEDGLFRVRGEKPERWVRQTDFSNDEAVGYLADRLNRLGVEEKLMKAGARSGDGVAIGPEDNAVVFDWEPTVMAGAEMLGRRGEDHRLEEPRPATQRRRDKQAERDEITKEFDDFEPF is encoded by the coding sequence ATGACCACCTTCGTGGACCGCGTCGAACTGCATGTCGCCGCGGGTAACGGAGGCCACGGCTGTGCCTCCGTCCACCGGGAGAAGTTCAAGCCGCTCGGTGGGCCCGACGGCGGTAACGGCGGCCGGGGCGGGGACGTCATCCTCACCGTCGACCAGTCCGTCACCACGCTGCTCGACTACCACCACTCCCCGCACCGCAAGGCCACCAGCGGCAAGCCCGGTGAGGGCGGCAACCGGTCCGGCAAGGACGGACAGGACCTGGTCCTTCCGGTACCGGACGGCACGGTGATCCTCGACAGGGCGGGCAACGTCCTCGCCGACCTCGTCGGCCAGGGCACCACGTACGTCGCCGCCCAGGGTGGTCGCGGCGGCCTCGGCAACGCGGCGCTGGCCTCCGCCCGCCGCAAGGCGCCCGGGTTCGCGCTGCTCGGTGTGCCGGGAGACCTCCAGAACATCGTCCTGGAGCTCAAGTCGGTCGCCGACGTGGCACTGGTCGGCTTCCCGAGTGCGGGCAAGTCCTCGCTGATCTCGGTGCTGAGCGCGGCCAAGCCGAAGATCGCCGACTACCCCTTCACGACCCTCATCCCGAACCTGGGTGTGGTGACGGCCGGCGAGACCGTCTACACGATCGCCGACGTGCCCGGTCTCATCCCCGGCGCCAGCCAGGGCAAGGGCCTGGGCCTTGAGTTCCTGCGGCACGTCGAGCGCTGCAGCGTCCTCGTGCACGTCCTGGACACCGCCACGCTGGAGTCCGACCGCGACCCGCTCTCCGACCTCGACATGATCGAGGCGGAGCTCAGGGAGTACGGCGGCCTCGACAACCGTCCCCGCGTCGTCGTCCTGAACAAGACCGACGTACCGGACGGCAAGGACCTCGCCGAGATGGTGCGGCCGGACCTGGAGTCCCGGGGTTACCGGGTCTTCGAGACGTCCGCCGTCGCGCACATCGGCCTGAAGGAGCTGTCCTTCGCGCTGGCCGGCCTGGTCGCGAAGTCGAGGGCCGCGAAGCCGAAGGACGAATCGACCCGGATCGTCATCCGGCCCAAGGCCGTGGACGACGCGGGCTTCACCGTCACCCGCGAGGAGGACGGGTTGTTCCGGGTGCGCGGCGAGAAGCCGGAGCGCTGGGTGCGGCAGACCGACTTCAGCAACGACGAGGCCGTCGGTTACCTCGCCGACCGCCTCAACCGCCTCGGTGTGGAAGAGAAGCTGATGAAGGCGGGCGCCCGTTCGGGTGACGGCGTCGCCATCGGCCCCGAGGACAACGCGGTCGTCTTCGACTGGGAGCCGACCGTCATGGCAGGCGCCGAGATGCTCGGCCGGCGTGGCGAGGACCACCGCCTCGAGGAGCCCCGTCCGGCCACCCAGCGCCGCCGGGACAAGCAGGCCGAACGGGACGAGATCACAAAGGAGTTCGACGACTTCGAGCCGTTCTGA